In Lotus japonicus ecotype B-129 chromosome 5, LjGifu_v1.2, one genomic interval encodes:
- the LOC130716879 gene encoding uncharacterized protein LOC130716879 gives MKQENVDIMSQMFPAPKQPEIPMIYKNSSGSAVVFWFKNKNPSCVVTLSKTQAVGSYVALPAKIAVFIRQFGVSPLKLRGHVGDDVTCKLLSKNRKDVRIGSGWKKFCTRNGVRAGDLCCFKFTNIAERIVEVSIVFG, from the exons ATGAAGCAAGAGAATGTTGATATTATGAGTCAGATGTTCCCTGCACCTAAGCAACCAGAAATACCAATGATCTACAAAAATTCAAGTGGTTCTGCTGTTGTGTTTtggtttaaaaataaaaatccttCATGTGTGGTAACTCTTTCAAAAACCCAAGCTGTTGGGAGTTATGTG GCCTTACCAGCTAAAATTGCTGTGTTTATTCGTCAATTTGGAGTTTCTCCGTTGAAGCTTCGAGGGCATGTGGGTGATGATGTTACGTGCAAGTTGCTGAGCAAAAACAGGAAGGATGTGAGGATTGGATCAGGCTGGAAGAAATTTTGTACACGTAATGGAGTTCGTGCAGGAGATCTGTGTTGCTTTAAGTTTACAAATATCGCAGAGAGGATTGTTGAAGTGTCTATTGTTTTTGGGTAA